The Novosphingobium sp. MMS21-SN21R genome contains a region encoding:
- a CDS encoding SDR family oxidoreductase, whose product MAMVAETLEQGVRANGAGEYSLNGRVAVIAGGSGGIGAATARRFAAGGASVVIGYNGNAAKAQELVDSLPNPGAHMAVHLPMEDGAQIDAAARAVADRYGTAHILVNSAGVTKAVPHAQLDDLDDATFDRILATNVRGPFATIRSFAPLLRSGGDSVIINVSSISAATGLGSSIAYCASKAALDTMGKSLARVLGPEIRVISVSPAAVATDFVPGRGREGVERQAASTPLQRVCEPGDVALAIISAVTHLRLTTGSVIEVDGGRHL is encoded by the coding sequence ATGGCAATGGTGGCAGAAACGCTGGAACAAGGCGTGCGCGCCAACGGTGCGGGTGAATACAGCCTCAACGGGCGAGTCGCGGTCATTGCCGGTGGGTCCGGAGGGATCGGTGCCGCCACGGCCCGGCGGTTTGCCGCAGGTGGCGCCTCCGTCGTCATCGGCTACAATGGCAATGCCGCAAAGGCGCAGGAGCTGGTGGACAGCCTGCCCAATCCCGGAGCGCATATGGCCGTACATTTGCCGATGGAAGACGGTGCGCAGATCGACGCAGCAGCTCGCGCGGTGGCAGACAGGTACGGCACAGCACACATTCTGGTCAACAGCGCGGGCGTGACCAAGGCTGTGCCACATGCCCAGCTCGACGACCTTGACGATGCGACATTTGATCGCATTCTCGCGACCAACGTACGCGGCCCATTCGCGACAATCCGTTCTTTCGCGCCGCTGCTTCGGTCCGGCGGAGACTCGGTGATCATCAACGTCTCGTCAATTTCTGCAGCGACGGGGCTGGGCAGTTCCATCGCCTATTGCGCATCAAAGGCCGCGCTCGATACCATGGGCAAGTCACTGGCCCGCGTCCTGGGACCAGAGATCCGGGTTATCTCTGTCTCGCCCGCGGCGGTAGCTACTGATTTCGTACCCGGTCGCGGCCGCGAAGGCGTTGAACGGCAAGCCGCGAGCACGCCGCTGCAGCGGGTATGCGAACCCGGCGACGTGGCGTTGGCAATTATTTCTGCGGTCACCCACTTGCGGCTGACTACGGGTAGCGTGATCGAAGTTGATGGTGGACGCCATCTCTGA
- a CDS encoding MFS transporter encodes MERKTSELAQHWRIVVGAFAGIGAGFASLYFYTAGLFIKPLSHEFGWTRSEASLGAIAIMVGNAIALPVAGRLIDRYGELRVAAFSGAALAATFAMLGWLTAGLASFLSLVLLLTMVSAGSNAIGYNRMIVRHFQQQRGLALGLALTGTAVGAAAFPPILGPLIEICGWRAGYGLLSISTIVLTGCALLLLRSAGAGVALAARPPARQKDEGQSWQSIVGHSAFLPTSAMIFLSSMAVLGTTMHLVPFLGENGKSPSVAGAIASALGFSVIFGRIAAGYLLDRFDAGLMTFALLSLASGGTLLLWTGLSWLFVPGAILVGFGVGTEGDLLAFLLGRRFPVSSFGSVYGAIFGVHALGAGAGGMLAGALFDWTGNYDAWMLLAACLLIVAGLIGFVSERNVPPHRTTIH; translated from the coding sequence ATGGAGCGGAAGACAAGCGAACTTGCGCAACATTGGCGCATCGTCGTGGGGGCATTCGCCGGAATAGGCGCAGGCTTCGCATCGCTTTATTTCTACACCGCAGGCCTGTTCATCAAACCGCTCTCGCACGAGTTTGGGTGGACTCGAAGTGAAGCGTCGCTTGGCGCCATCGCAATCATGGTAGGCAATGCCATTGCGCTGCCCGTCGCCGGGCGGCTGATCGACCGATATGGCGAACTGCGTGTTGCCGCATTTTCCGGCGCGGCTCTTGCAGCGACCTTCGCGATGCTCGGCTGGCTGACCGCGGGATTGGCCTCGTTTCTATCGCTGGTCCTGTTGCTGACAATGGTATCCGCAGGCTCAAACGCAATCGGCTACAACCGCATGATTGTGCGCCATTTTCAGCAACAACGCGGACTGGCTCTGGGGCTTGCCCTGACGGGCACCGCAGTCGGGGCGGCGGCATTCCCGCCGATACTCGGGCCATTGATCGAAATTTGCGGATGGCGGGCGGGGTACGGGTTACTCTCGATCAGCACGATTGTGCTGACCGGTTGCGCGCTGCTGCTATTGCGAAGTGCCGGAGCGGGCGTAGCACTCGCCGCAAGACCGCCCGCCCGGCAAAAGGACGAAGGGCAGTCGTGGCAAAGCATCGTCGGCCATTCGGCGTTCCTGCCGACCAGTGCCATGATTTTCCTTTCGTCAATGGCTGTGCTCGGCACCACCATGCATCTCGTTCCTTTTCTCGGAGAAAATGGCAAAAGCCCTTCGGTCGCTGGCGCGATTGCTTCGGCGCTTGGCTTTTCCGTCATTTTCGGACGAATTGCCGCTGGCTACCTGCTTGATCGCTTCGACGCGGGGCTGATGACATTCGCTTTGCTCTCGCTTGCATCGGGCGGCACGCTACTGCTGTGGACCGGGCTGTCCTGGCTATTTGTACCGGGCGCAATTCTGGTGGGCTTCGGCGTTGGAACTGAAGGCGACCTGCTTGCATTCCTGCTTGGACGGCGGTTTCCCGTCAGCAGCTTCGGCAGCGTGTATGGTGCGATCTTCGGCGTTCATGCACTTGGTGCGGGTGCGGGCGGAATGTTGGCAGGCGCGCTGTTCGACTGGACCGGCAATTACGATGCATGGATGCTGCTGGCAGCTTGTCTTCTGATAGTGGCCGGACTGATCGGCTTTGTATCAGAGCGAAATGTGCCCCCGCACCGCACAACGATTCATTGA
- a CDS encoding TetR/AcrR family transcriptional regulator — MTNAGRQAMTVTKIRDANASPAKAATKPKAPGAGSPGKGGGRPRSETTRRAVLVATLELLREGSIQSITIEAIAKQAGVSKATIYRWWQSKASVVIDAFIENHMVHTPMRHDIHPAEALLLHWRLLAEQYSGWPGQIVAQILAEGQSDPSIQREFRERFYYGRRAVVREVIDNLRNRVARLQEIDSEVLMDILYSPVYMRLLWGYGPLDAKFIRDFPRDLFLLFGINFDENDKVIPEG; from the coding sequence ATGACCAATGCAGGCAGACAGGCAATGACAGTGACCAAAATTCGGGACGCAAATGCCAGTCCGGCCAAGGCTGCGACGAAACCCAAAGCACCCGGCGCAGGGTCACCGGGCAAGGGTGGCGGACGTCCGCGTAGCGAAACAACTCGCCGCGCGGTCCTTGTCGCCACGCTTGAATTGTTGCGCGAAGGATCGATCCAGTCGATTACGATTGAAGCGATCGCCAAGCAGGCAGGTGTCAGCAAGGCGACGATCTATCGCTGGTGGCAATCGAAAGCGTCCGTGGTCATCGACGCATTTATCGAAAACCACATGGTCCACACGCCGATGCGCCACGACATTCATCCGGCTGAGGCATTGCTCCTCCACTGGCGGTTGCTCGCGGAACAGTATTCCGGTTGGCCGGGACAAATCGTTGCGCAGATTCTGGCCGAAGGACAGTCGGATCCTTCCATCCAGCGCGAATTTCGTGAGCGGTTTTATTATGGACGGCGCGCCGTGGTGAGAGAAGTTATCGATAACTTGCGCAACCGAGTCGCCCGGTTGCAGGAAATCGACAGCGAAGTGCTGATGGATATCCTGTATTCGCCGGTCTACATGCGATTGCTCTGGGGCTATGGCCCGCTGGACGCGAAATTCATTCGCGACTTCCCCCGCGACCTTTTCCTGCTTTTCGGCATTAATTTCGACGAGAATGACAAAGTGATACCGGAAGGTTGA
- a CDS encoding SDR family oxidoreductase, with protein MQGKVAIITGGAGGIGQATADLIIKRGGKAVIADVNLESAVAVAERYGEAALAIELDLSDEESIRAMIAAVVSHYGQIDVLHNNAAATGADIVAADGAVGDMPTWVWDRLFTVNCRGTMIATREALPHLIKTKGSIVNTVSGLGLQGHIRSAAYGATKAAIIQLTRSIATAYGRDGVRCNAVAPGLVLTETVARDFPTKWRKLVEDETLRDRAGAPEDIAEAVAFLASDAARNITGQTLASDGGVSVHIPGFAAYTAAFAELAAG; from the coding sequence ATGCAAGGCAAGGTCGCGATCATCACAGGTGGCGCGGGCGGCATCGGCCAGGCAACTGCGGACCTCATCATCAAGCGCGGTGGCAAGGCGGTCATTGCGGACGTCAATCTGGAAAGCGCCGTTGCGGTAGCCGAACGCTATGGCGAAGCCGCGCTCGCAATCGAGCTGGACCTTTCTGACGAAGAATCGATCCGCGCGATGATCGCAGCGGTTGTCAGCCATTACGGCCAGATCGACGTGCTTCACAACAACGCCGCCGCCACTGGCGCCGACATCGTTGCTGCCGATGGCGCCGTAGGAGATATGCCGACGTGGGTCTGGGATCGCCTGTTCACGGTCAACTGCCGCGGCACGATGATCGCCACGCGCGAAGCTTTGCCGCACCTGATCAAGACCAAGGGTTCCATCGTCAACACTGTCTCGGGCCTCGGCCTTCAGGGGCACATCCGCTCGGCAGCATACGGGGCGACGAAAGCTGCAATCATCCAGCTTACGCGTTCGATCGCCACCGCCTATGGCCGTGATGGCGTGCGTTGCAATGCCGTGGCGCCGGGCCTTGTCCTCACCGAGACAGTCGCTCGCGATTTTCCGACCAAATGGCGCAAGCTGGTCGAAGACGAAACGCTTCGCGACCGGGCCGGTGCGCCAGAAGACATCGCAGAGGCAGTAGCTTTCCTCGCGTCGGATGCTGCTCGCAACATCACTGGCCAGACGCTGGCTTCGGATGGCGGCGTCTCTGTCCATATACCTGGTTTTGCCGCGTACACCGCCGCCTTCGCCGAACTGGCGGCGGGCTGA
- the fahA gene encoding fumarylacetoacetase, which translates to MIDHTHAATASSWVPGADAHTDFPIQNLPLGIFSPGDGVRRLGVAIGDHILDLAAVAQHFPAETVALVVGQQTLNPLFSAPSALRVALRHAIFGLLSDGAFQPSVAPSLHKAADCVVHMPMAVRDYTDFYAGIHHARSVGSLLRPDNPLLPNYKYIPVGYHGRASSIRPTGTAVVRPNGQIRPKHDEAPAVGPTMRLDYEVEIGLWAAGQSELGKPIPISEAAQHIGGLCLLNDWSARDIQAWEYQPLGPFLGKNFATTISPWVITTEALAPFRTGLASRSEGDPAPLPYLDDAEDAANGLFNVFIEVAILSPAMKARGDRPHVVGRTYLRHLYWTPAQMVAHHTINGCDLAAGDLLGTGTISGPGKSSRGSLMELTLGGKCTFELPCGGKRTFLEDGDEVVLTGYAETGNYRRIGFGTCRAEIQPAPKI; encoded by the coding sequence ATGATCGACCATACGCATGCGGCCACCGCAAGCAGCTGGGTTCCAGGCGCTGACGCCCACACCGATTTCCCGATCCAGAATCTGCCGCTCGGCATTTTTTCGCCCGGCGACGGCGTCCGGCGTCTGGGCGTGGCAATCGGCGATCATATTCTTGATCTGGCGGCGGTGGCCCAGCATTTTCCGGCAGAAACTGTGGCCCTGGTGGTTGGCCAGCAGACTCTCAATCCTCTGTTCAGCGCGCCTTCGGCATTGCGAGTAGCGCTGCGGCACGCCATCTTTGGTCTGTTGTCAGATGGCGCGTTTCAGCCGAGCGTTGCCCCGTCTTTGCACAAAGCCGCTGATTGTGTCGTGCACATGCCGATGGCGGTGCGCGATTACACGGATTTTTATGCAGGCATTCATCATGCCCGCAGCGTCGGTTCACTGCTCCGGCCGGATAATCCTCTCCTGCCGAACTACAAGTACATCCCCGTTGGCTATCACGGGCGTGCTTCGTCGATCAGGCCAACCGGCACGGCCGTTGTGCGCCCGAACGGACAAATCCGTCCAAAGCATGATGAAGCCCCGGCCGTCGGCCCGACCATGCGGCTCGATTATGAGGTTGAAATTGGCCTGTGGGCGGCGGGGCAATCCGAATTGGGGAAGCCCATTCCCATCTCCGAGGCGGCACAGCATATCGGTGGCTTGTGCCTGCTGAACGATTGGTCTGCGCGCGACATCCAGGCTTGGGAGTACCAGCCTCTGGGGCCGTTCCTGGGCAAGAATTTTGCGACGACAATATCGCCGTGGGTGATCACGACCGAAGCGCTGGCGCCATTCCGGACCGGCCTGGCATCGCGGTCCGAAGGTGATCCGGCTCCCCTGCCCTACCTTGACGATGCCGAAGATGCAGCGAACGGCTTGTTCAATGTTTTCATTGAGGTGGCAATTCTGTCGCCCGCGATGAAGGCCCGTGGAGATCGTCCACACGTGGTCGGGCGCACATACTTGCGGCACCTCTATTGGACGCCTGCACAAATGGTCGCCCATCATACGATCAATGGCTGCGATCTGGCGGCCGGAGACCTGCTGGGAACAGGCACGATCTCGGGACCGGGCAAGTCGTCACGTGGCAGCCTGATGGAACTCACCCTGGGCGGAAAGTGCACATTCGAGCTGCCCTGTGGCGGCAAGCGCACCTTTCTTGAAGATGGCGACGAGGTTGTGCTGACAGGCTATGCCGAAACCGGCAATTATCGGCGCATCGGCTTTGGAACATGCCGCGCTGAAATTCAGCCTGCTCCGAAGATCTGA
- a CDS encoding NADH:flavin oxidoreductase yields the protein MNQETAVAPLLQNGRINRTELKNRIVMGPMAAAAPGDDGAPSRQTIAFFRARAKGGVSMIIMGGSIATTRGYAEAMLRPLLRLDIDETIPGFRKLTDAVHEHGTPIIAQLTPGFGRMGVPAPDRPLISASPINVVIPEANFPAGFIVPHGRVTETPQEATIAQIKHYEDEMVLAAVRARKAGFDGVEVAAHMSYFAASFSSPRTNFRTDEYGGSVENRARFLRNIVTATRAAVGPDFIIGLRITANEYLPDGQGPDGYAAIAANVEAAGLDYVALSAGAYETMSASAPSTDGALVDGGEAAAFRKVLKGPILIQGFHAPERAAKVVKDGLADFVMLARPLLADPDFANKLKDNKTDSITVCDRHNTCMRRMVFGMPVRCTVNPRMGREERDEGASRPASRLLKAPIEEAVLSLTGSTTLMGVIRSVTPNKQ from the coding sequence GTGAATCAAGAAACAGCTGTCGCGCCACTGCTTCAAAATGGCAGGATCAACCGCACCGAACTGAAAAACCGCATCGTCATGGGGCCGATGGCAGCAGCAGCCCCCGGCGATGATGGCGCGCCGAGCCGACAGACCATTGCGTTTTTCAGGGCGCGGGCGAAAGGCGGTGTCTCCATGATCATCATGGGCGGATCAATTGCAACGACACGCGGCTACGCCGAAGCGATGTTGCGGCCGCTCCTGCGTCTAGACATAGACGAGACGATTCCAGGTTTCCGCAAATTGACCGATGCCGTACACGAACATGGCACGCCGATCATCGCGCAGTTGACGCCGGGGTTCGGACGGATGGGTGTGCCGGCACCGGACCGTCCGCTGATCTCTGCCAGCCCGATCAATGTTGTGATTCCCGAGGCAAATTTCCCGGCAGGCTTCATTGTCCCGCATGGCCGCGTTACGGAAACGCCGCAAGAAGCCACCATTGCGCAAATCAAGCATTATGAGGACGAGATGGTCCTCGCCGCTGTGCGCGCCCGCAAGGCAGGCTTTGACGGTGTCGAAGTGGCGGCGCACATGAGCTACTTCGCAGCGTCGTTTTCGTCGCCTCGCACCAATTTCCGGACTGACGAATATGGCGGATCGGTTGAGAACCGGGCACGCTTCCTTCGAAACATCGTAACCGCAACGCGGGCTGCGGTTGGGCCAGACTTCATTATCGGCTTGCGCATCACCGCAAACGAATACCTCCCTGATGGCCAGGGGCCTGATGGTTATGCAGCGATTGCTGCCAACGTCGAAGCTGCCGGTCTCGACTATGTCGCACTTTCAGCAGGTGCTTACGAAACCATGTCTGCCAGCGCACCGTCCACGGACGGCGCACTGGTTGACGGCGGAGAAGCCGCTGCCTTCAGAAAAGTGCTGAAAGGGCCGATCCTGATTCAAGGTTTCCATGCCCCGGAACGTGCTGCCAAAGTTGTGAAAGACGGACTGGCTGATTTCGTGATGCTGGCGCGGCCACTTCTGGCTGACCCGGATTTCGCAAACAAGCTGAAGGACAACAAGACCGATAGCATCACCGTATGTGACCGCCACAATACCTGCATGCGGCGTATGGTATTCGGCATGCCGGTGCGCTGTACCGTCAATCCCCGAATGGGACGAGAAGAACGGGACGAGGGCGCTTCAAGACCTGCGAGCCGCTTGTTGAAGGCGCCGATCGAGGAGGCGGTTTTGAGTCTTACCGGTTCAACCACCCTGATGGGCGTTATCCGGTCAGTGACGCCGAACAAGCAATAA
- a CDS encoding FAD-binding oxidoreductase: MKTPPGISPSVFANALTEFVAVVGKEWVFSSDEDVALYRDAYSPLQGTDEDRWASAAVAPASAEEVQAIVKIANRRQIPLYAISTGKNLGYGGSAPNYSGSVVVDLKRMNRIIEVNESNCFAIVEPGVSYFDLYNYIQERKLNVWLDVPDPGWGSLVGNALDHGVGHTASRFRNHFDAHCGMEVVLANGEMLRTGMGAMPNSKTWAQYKMGFGPILDGLFSQSNMGIVTKMGFWLMPKPEAFMHAVVMAPRYDDLHPLVETLKYVENLSIAPGPPELGSPLLGAGGETKSLVDMFYNGPPKMDKQQMDLVAVSKLGFSSALQQYGLDNGIPYWSLNLTFYGPAKVIAAQWEAVQDIANAAIKGAKFSNGAILTDAQDAASKQLIYPQNVGVPNLEFFAFGSRAGGNPQPANGHMWFSPVIPQTAEGIFEANRVFDEATRTIPLLQNLPMFNLRPFSLPSPFHERAFLFILGFPILDDPAVNKSIISAFRELIRIGAEHGWGEYRTPSIFQDQVMGTYSFNDNMLRRVNETIKDALDPNGILSPGRYGIWPKGMRGAAK, encoded by the coding sequence ATGAAGACACCTCCCGGAATCTCGCCGTCGGTATTTGCAAACGCGCTCACGGAGTTTGTCGCTGTTGTCGGCAAAGAGTGGGTTTTCAGCAGTGATGAAGATGTCGCCCTGTATCGCGACGCCTACTCACCGCTCCAGGGAACCGACGAAGACCGCTGGGCCTCGGCTGCCGTTGCGCCTGCATCAGCTGAAGAAGTGCAGGCCATCGTCAAGATCGCAAACCGCCGCCAGATTCCGCTTTACGCGATATCGACCGGCAAAAATCTTGGCTATGGAGGTTCTGCCCCGAACTACAGCGGAAGCGTTGTCGTCGATCTCAAGCGGATGAACCGGATCATCGAGGTCAACGAAAGCAACTGCTTCGCGATTGTCGAGCCGGGTGTAAGCTATTTCGATCTATACAACTACATTCAGGAACGCAAGCTCAACGTCTGGCTTGACGTGCCCGATCCCGGCTGGGGTAGCCTGGTCGGCAATGCGCTGGACCACGGGGTTGGCCACACGGCGTCGCGTTTTCGCAATCATTTCGATGCGCACTGCGGCATGGAAGTCGTTCTGGCCAACGGCGAAATGCTCCGGACCGGCATGGGGGCAATGCCGAATTCGAAAACGTGGGCGCAGTACAAGATGGGCTTCGGTCCGATTCTGGACGGGCTGTTCTCTCAGTCGAACATGGGCATTGTCACCAAGATGGGCTTCTGGCTCATGCCGAAGCCCGAAGCGTTCATGCACGCAGTCGTGATGGCTCCGCGCTATGACGATCTCCATCCGCTGGTCGAGACGCTGAAATATGTCGAAAACCTGTCCATAGCGCCGGGACCGCCTGAACTCGGGAGTCCGCTTCTGGGTGCCGGCGGAGAAACAAAATCGCTGGTCGACATGTTTTACAACGGCCCTCCGAAGATGGACAAGCAGCAAATGGATCTGGTTGCAGTGTCCAAGCTCGGATTCTCCTCAGCGCTGCAACAATACGGGCTGGACAACGGTATTCCGTACTGGTCGCTCAACCTGACGTTCTATGGCCCGGCAAAGGTCATCGCGGCGCAGTGGGAAGCCGTGCAGGACATTGCCAATGCTGCAATCAAGGGCGCAAAGTTCAGCAATGGTGCAATCCTGACTGACGCTCAGGATGCTGCATCCAAGCAGTTGATCTATCCGCAAAATGTCGGCGTGCCCAACCTCGAGTTCTTTGCCTTTGGTTCACGGGCAGGCGGAAACCCGCAACCTGCAAACGGTCACATGTGGTTCTCGCCGGTAATCCCGCAAACGGCAGAGGGCATCTTCGAGGCGAACAGGGTGTTCGATGAAGCGACGCGGACCATTCCGCTGCTTCAAAACTTGCCGATGTTCAACCTGCGCCCATTTTCTCTGCCATCGCCGTTCCATGAGCGGGCATTTCTGTTCATTCTGGGCTTCCCCATTCTGGACGACCCTGCAGTAAACAAATCCATCATCAGCGCATTCCGCGAACTTATCCGGATCGGCGCTGAGCACGGCTGGGGAGAGTATCGTACCCCGTCGATATTCCAGGACCAGGTGATGGGCACGTATTCGTTCAATGACAACATGCTGCGACGGGTAAACGAGACGATAAAGGATGCGCTTGATCCCAACGGCATCCTTTCGCCCGGCAGGTATGGCATCTGGCCAAAGGGAATGCGAGGAGCTGCGAAATGA
- the hmgA gene encoding homogentisate 1,2-dioxygenase, translating into MPDHNERLMAANASAFVAGYMSGFGNEFATEAVAGALPAGCNSPQRAPHGLFAEQFSTTAFTVPRSNARRTWFYRIRPSAAQGKFERLAHSGIDAGYAPPSPNRIRWDPQPSRAGLDFIDSLLPLAATPGAPGTGVSAWRYCADRPMERTFYTADGELLFVPFEGKASIFTECGKLEIAPGEICVVPRGMKFRLTPLDGRASGYLCENHGEAFRLPDLGPIGSNCLANPRDFLTPVAAFEDVEGPHTLVAKHSGSLWQAPLGHGPLDVVAWHGNSVPYKYDLFRFNAIGTISYDHPDPSIYTVLSSPSPVPGVANMDFVIFPPRWLVAENTFRPPWYHRNLMSELMGLVVGVYDAKADGFVPGGASLHSRFSAHGPDAATTDRAENAVLAPHKLEGTMAFMFETHDVFRASVHPEVALTEQADYDSCWDGIAARFGREAGQ; encoded by the coding sequence ATGCCTGACCATAACGAGCGCCTGATGGCGGCGAACGCGTCTGCTTTCGTCGCGGGCTACATGTCCGGATTCGGGAATGAGTTTGCAACAGAGGCAGTTGCGGGTGCGCTGCCTGCAGGATGCAATTCACCACAACGTGCCCCTCACGGACTTTTTGCCGAGCAGTTTTCTACGACCGCGTTCACGGTGCCGCGCAGCAACGCTCGTCGCACCTGGTTTTATCGCATCCGTCCGTCTGCCGCACAGGGCAAGTTCGAACGGTTAGCCCATTCAGGAATCGATGCAGGCTATGCGCCGCCTTCGCCGAACCGGATTCGTTGGGATCCGCAACCGAGCCGGGCGGGACTCGATTTTATCGACAGCCTGCTACCACTTGCTGCCACACCCGGCGCGCCCGGAACAGGTGTAAGCGCCTGGCGGTATTGTGCAGACCGGCCGATGGAGCGCACGTTTTACACCGCCGACGGCGAATTGCTGTTCGTGCCGTTCGAAGGCAAGGCCAGCATCTTTACCGAATGCGGCAAGCTCGAAATTGCCCCTGGCGAAATCTGCGTAGTGCCACGCGGCATGAAGTTTCGGCTGACCCCGCTGGACGGCAGGGCCAGCGGTTATCTGTGCGAGAACCATGGCGAAGCCTTCCGTTTGCCAGACCTTGGGCCGATCGGTTCAAACTGCCTTGCCAACCCGCGCGATTTCCTGACGCCGGTAGCCGCGTTCGAAGACGTTGAAGGCCCCCACACTCTCGTCGCCAAGCACAGTGGCAGTCTGTGGCAAGCGCCGCTGGGGCATGGCCCGCTCGACGTTGTGGCGTGGCATGGCAACAGTGTGCCTTACAAGTACGATCTGTTCCGCTTCAACGCGATCGGAACTATCAGCTACGATCATCCCGACCCCTCGATCTATACGGTGCTTTCATCGCCATCGCCGGTACCGGGTGTCGCAAACATGGATTTCGTCATTTTTCCGCCGCGATGGCTGGTGGCGGAAAATACCTTCCGCCCGCCATGGTATCACCGCAACCTGATGAGCGAACTGATGGGGCTCGTCGTCGGGGTTTATGATGCAAAAGCGGATGGCTTCGTACCCGGCGGGGCATCCTTGCATTCGCGGTTCAGCGCGCACGGGCCGGACGCTGCCACGACTGACCGCGCCGAAAACGCGGTACTGGCACCTCACAAACTGGAAGGAACGATGGCATTCATGTTTGAAACCCACGATGTCTTCCGGGCGAGTGTGCATCCCGAAGTCGCGCTGACGGAGCAAGCCGATTACGATTCATGCTGGGACGGAATTGCCGCAAGGTTCGGGCGTGAGGCCGGCCAATGA
- a CDS encoding cytochrome c produces the protein MSAILLSAAVLAAAGASAAIGATRDKASRPDGASPSGAAVFERWCTACHGRGPRYPGTASLAAKYGKDMPAALQDRKDLTPEVVTYFVRNGVSVMPLFRKTEITDSELAALGSYLAQKKAK, from the coding sequence ATGTCCGCAATACTGCTCAGCGCTGCAGTGCTCGCAGCCGCCGGCGCATCGGCAGCCATCGGAGCGACCCGTGACAAGGCATCGCGCCCGGACGGAGCATCGCCTTCCGGCGCTGCAGTTTTCGAACGCTGGTGCACTGCGTGCCACGGGCGCGGTCCGCGCTATCCGGGCACGGCCTCGCTTGCAGCAAAATATGGCAAGGACATGCCTGCCGCGCTTCAGGACCGCAAGGATCTGACGCCAGAGGTTGTCACCTACTTTGTCCGTAACGGTGTTTCTGTCATGCCCTTGTTCCGCAAGACCGAGATCACCGACAGTGAGCTGGCGGCCCTGGGCAGCTATCTCGCACAAAAGAAAGCCAAATAG
- a CDS encoding helix-turn-helix domain-containing protein, whose product MHDEQQAALDRLADEIRHGGAGLHDHVRAVFGLLGDKWAILILLVLNTGPMRHAELRRTLDAMFPSERISQRILTLKLRGLERLQVIERHVTEAALPRVNYALTSAGVQMTGQVRGIIDWIASDLPPPRTASEDDG is encoded by the coding sequence ATGCATGACGAACAGCAGGCTGCACTGGACCGGCTCGCCGACGAAATCCGCCATGGCGGCGCTGGGTTGCACGATCATGTGCGCGCCGTGTTTGGCCTGCTTGGTGACAAGTGGGCGATTCTGATCTTGCTGGTTCTGAACACCGGACCGATGCGTCATGCAGAATTGCGGCGAACGCTAGACGCCATGTTCCCGAGCGAGCGGATTTCCCAGCGCATCCTCACCCTGAAGCTACGCGGGCTGGAGCGGCTTCAGGTCATCGAGCGCCATGTGACCGAAGCCGCCCTGCCGAGAGTGAATTATGCCCTGACGTCCGCCGGCGTGCAAATGACGGGGCAGGTTCGCGGCATCATCGACTGGATTGCCAGCGACCTTCCGCCTCCGCGGACCGCCTCCGAAGATGACGGCTGA